Genomic segment of Candoia aspera isolate rCanAsp1 chromosome 2, rCanAsp1.hap2, whole genome shotgun sequence:
CTTCAAGGATGTGGCTGTGTGTTTTACCGAAGAGGAGTGGGCTGCCCTGGATTCTGACCAAAAAGCTCTGCATGAAgaagtcatgctggagaattctaggaacgTGGCTTCTCTGGGTAAGAGTGACTTTGCTGGGTTCCAATAGTTAAAGAACTAGTTTGGAATAAGACATAGGTTGCTGCTGTTTCTTCCATAAAATTCCAAGTTGGATGTTTTCCTGGTGGGAGGAAACTTTTCCCTtgttctgaagaaaagaagagattTGCGAATAACTGCTCAGATGTGGCCATCTCTAGAGTGGGATTCAGTTGTTTCAATTTTTGAAATCTCATCATGAACAGATTGAGGGCCCTTGCTCACCTTCCCCGAACTGTGCCAAAAACATTCTCCGGaaactcttttttctttgcaaggttcTCCTGATGTGGTCTTTCTCTCAGCTTCAGCCCACTGAGGCAGCTGAAAGCTATTCGTTTCAAAGCAAAGTTGCCTCTTTTTTGCCAGGAAAATGTTGGCCATGGCGATAACGTTACGCAGATAATGTGATTTCTGACTCTTGATTCCTTCTGATTCctattggccactttaagctACAGTATGTGGAGATGCCTCTTTCTCTCCTGTGGGAGAGGCTCCTGGCTTCTGCAGAGGCGTCCACCCGCACACTCTCCTGATGAGGTGTGCATCCAGGTGCATTCAGCAGGCTCAGCTTTCCATTTGATTTGGTGAAGATTCCAGTGATGTATTTATGCCTCATGTGCCGATGCATAAAGTGCCTTCCAAAAAGTCTGCTTGAATTACTTCATCATTAGGCGGCTTATCCActgaataagcaaataaataaaccaaggaGGCAAATATCCACCAGATCTACACTTCCTCTTATACTATGATCTCAGTCTTTTTCCATTCACCTTCATACAATTCTGCTTCCCATAGGTACTCACTGTTTAGTctcagggaattttttttaaattgtatggcatagcagttcggtgttcatgctgctttttcttggtgGGAattccttgtgaggtccagcagccagatgtgtagactatttagccatgacaagtcacgttgcccggggtgcaccacaaggaggctaatCTACAATGgaccgagttgggctgagtgagggggactggcccaagttcacccagccggctttcatgcctaaggtgggactagaactctcctactatgcctgattggctcttgggctgagagggcgtgactggcccaagttcacccagccggctttcatgcctaaggctgtggtggtctctcatgaatgatacacaggctgcaagttttctcgggatgagagccccgattcaagctgtaagctctcttttattattcttttactaTAAACATGAAGCTCATATTACAAAGAGCTGACTGGTCTAAATAACAGTGCTTGGCTCATGTAGTCCTCGTGATCTGCAATCCTGGGGCATCTCCTGTTACAGCCTACACCAGCCTCATAATGGAAAGTTTTGCTGTAAGCTCTTCCAAATAGGGAAGTTCAAGGAAAGTTCAATGTAAAGgaacatcttgcacagctgtcgtggtttgccagccaacagcatagcatgcaatgctctctacataaggcgggactagaactctcctaccacgcccgattggctcttgggctgagagggcatgacgggctcaaggtcacccagccggctttcatgcctaaggcgggactagaactctcctaccatacctgattggctcttgggctgagagagagagactggcccaagttcacccagccggctttcatgcctaaggtgggactagaactctcctactatgcctgattggctcttgggctgagagggcgtgactggcccaagttcacccagccggcttttgtgcctaaggcgggactagaactcacagattcctggtttctagtccagcaccttaaccactagaccaaactggctctcttagggAAAATGACCTGGTTGGATTAGAGGAAGAAAAGCATGAAATGTCGGAAATAGTCCAGCAAAAACACAACTTGATTGTCCTTGGGACAGTGTCACAATGCAAAATAAGTTGGAATTCAGCAAAGtgtagaggaaagaaggaaagggttGGAGAAATAACAGATGAAGCTCATGGTCTCCATTCACAGAGTCTGTGCCCTAAACTTTCAATGgtatatcttctttctttttctttcaatcaGTTGACGACCCACAGAATAAAAATTACCATCAGAGAGACGTCCCATtacaaaaaagcaagcaagaaaaggaggaagaagagatttttgGAAAGCCATGGAGACCAAGAATGCATGAAGGACATCAGTCAAACAGCAGAGACGATAAATCCCCTGCCTCTCTCCATGTTGAAATCCAGGGATTCCCAATTCCTCAGAATAGTAAGAGAAATCAAAGGGGAGAAGGTTTAGGGAAACTATTGAAAGGTAAATCAGATTTctataaaaactgcaaaaatttTACTAAAAAGAACCAGGACAATCGCAGAGTGAATGGAAAAAGTTGCAGTCAAACGTCTCCTTTTACATTAGAGAAAATGGAGTATGTAACAGAGAAACTGTATGAGTGGGTGGAATGTGAGGAAAATTTCAGCAAGAGCAGTGACGTTGCAGCACATGAAAGGGTCCACATGGGAGAGAAACCTTATAAATGCatgaagtgtgggaaaaacttcAGAAGGAGCAGCAATCTTGCTTCCCATAAcaggatccacactggggagaagccatataaatgcacggagtgtggaaagagcttcaggcaCAGCATATCCctcacttcccataaaaggatccacacgggagagaaaccttataaatgcatgaagtgtgggaaaaacttcAGAAGGAGCAGCAATCTTGCTTCCCATAACAGGATCCACACTGGggaaaagccatataaatgcatggagtgtgggaaaaCCTTCAGAGAGAGCAGCCATCttgcttcccataaaaggatccacactggggaaaaaccatataaatgcatggagtgtggaaagagcttcaagcAGAATTGTCACCTTACCTCCCATAAAAAgatccacacgggagagaaacctTATAAATGTTTCGAGTGCGGGAAAAACTTCGGAAGAAGCAACAattttacttcccataaaaggattcacactggagagaaagcttataaatgcctggagtgtgggaaaAACTTCAGAACCAGCAGCCAAGTTGTTTCCCATAAAAGGACCCAtacggggggaaaaaaaaaatataaatgcacggaatgtggaaagagcttcaggcaGAGTagttcccttacttcccataaaataaTCCACATGGGAGAGAGACCTTATAAATGCATGTAGTGTGAGAAAACCTTCAGGCAGAGCAGCCATTTTACTTTCCATAAAAGGacccacactggggagaaaaaaaccatataaatgcatggagcaTGGGAAGATCTTCAAGCAGAGGAgatcccttacttcccataacaGGATCCATACAAAGGAGAAATCATATACATTTAAGGGAAATGGAAAGAGCGTCAGTCATTTGTGGGGACCTGATTTGTCAAAAACAAGCAAGATGGGAGATGGTGTGAAGCAAGGGAGGACCTTTGATGTGAACAGATACTTTGCGTTATGGAATTCACCTAGTGGCAAACCATGCAAATCAGAACTGTGCTTTAAAAATAACACTTTATATCTATCAAAGTTTCATATATTTCATCACTTTCACCTCTAATAGTTGGAATCATTGCCCTATCTTTCTTTCGCTTTAAGCAATTATACAGTAAGGTTACAGGTCTTTCCTCGCCAGGTCTTTCTCTGTTCTCTCTGTATGTCTGTCATAGGCATGTTAGCATGAATTCTGTCTGCTACGATATAGTGTTTAGctcatatttccttttctgtatttctctgtacAAAGTAGTAAATGGTCATCTAACCATCTGTCCTCATCAATGTTTCAATtcatctttcaaattattttcctttttatttttcatcttatttttgTATGATGCATGAGCAATAATTTGACCTCAGGTATGTTTTATATGCTTCCCATTCAAAACTGTGGACACTTGATGTTTCTCGGTTCAAATCAAAGTACTGTAAAGTCTCTGCCTGCATTTGTTGTACCAATTTTTTATCATTCAATAAAGAGAGATTAAAATACCAATTTCTCAATACCTTAACCATAGTACACAACTTGGTTGAACACAACTTGGTTTTATTTGAAGATgacattcttttgtttatttctaaacctCATGCTACTGTTCCAATGTTGATGTGGATGATAGATGCCTTTAGTAAAATAGCAGGATACTCTATGACAACTGGTCCAAATCGGAATTGATGGCAGTAGGTGAAAATTCGGTTACCCAGCCATTTAAGGAATGGGTAACCCCTCTTGGTATAAGAGGGGACAGGTGGGAGCTCTGTCAGGCTCTCAAGATTCTGctgttataccctacaacaataaagtagcatttctgcAACCTGTGccgtgtctgtttcctgacctggcataTCTCAGAGGGTTAGCACGTACCTTGATTATGTCTATCCACCTGTTTAAACCTTGGGTGATGATGGAATGATACAAGAGGTGAAGATACCAATGGCCAGGAA
This window contains:
- the LOC134488923 gene encoding zinc finger protein 723-like → MEYVTEKLYEWVECEENFSKSSDVAAHERVHMGEKPYKCMKCGKNFRRSSNLASHNRIHTGEKPYKCTECGKSFRHSISLTSHKRIHTGEKPYKCMKCGKNFRRSSNLASHNRIHTGEKPYKCMECGKTFRESSHLASHKRIHTGEKPYKCMECGKSFKQNCHLTSHKKIHTGEKPYKCFECGKNFGRSNNFTSHKRIHTGEKAYKCLECGKNFRTSSQVVSHKRTHTGGKKKYKCTECGKSFRQSSSLTSHKIIHMGERPYKCM